In the Osmia bicornis bicornis chromosome 6, iOsmBic2.1, whole genome shotgun sequence genome, cacatCCTTTCTCCTatctgaaatgaaaatatcaatggattttgataaaaaatgtatGTTTTTCAAAATACAGTGGGTGCCACTTGCATAAATTgatgattttacataaaaatcatTGATCCTTAAATGAAAACCGAATTAAACGgagtttttgttatttttttatgatatatCGATACTTGTAAAATTATGATACACGGTTGAAAAAAGTGAAAGTTCTTGACTGGCCTGAAAATTCTTCAGACCTCAACCCCATCAAAAATTTATAGAAGTATATATTATTTGTTGATTGAACGTTTGATAGAAGTATGGGCTAGAAATAAagcaatcaaaatgaattgcCTAAAATGCATCGAAAGTATATCGAAAAGAATTGAAGCAGTAATATTTTTGTGTATATTATTAGTGGAggattattgattaaaagttaTTCAATGTAAAAACCTTAAAATTGTGGTTCTATTTCTACACAAACACGAAAACCCCATTTTTCATAccgtggctctaataatttgatcacccactgtaaTTGGAAGtacaaattttctttcctttccttcttccgagagaaagagaaggattaatttaatttacgcGAACAAAGTGGTTTGTAACTTGCAGATTCACGTGGTTCTCTCACATGTGGAACCACCAACAACCCCATCTTTACGAGAATGTAACTCATCTACAGTTGGACATGGCACTGAACAAACAGTTCGCGAAAGACCACGGGATACCGACGGGAAGCGGTTACAGCGTAAGTCCTCATCATTCCGGCGTTTATCCGGTTCACGAGGGGCTGTACGAGGCCTGGAAAAGGGTGTGGAATATCAAAGTCACCAGCACCGAAGAGTATCCCCATTTGAGGCCGGCTCGATTACGAAGAGGCTTCATTCATCGAAACATAATGGTACATATTCGACGAGtatttatttaacacaatGAAATACTGgatgttcgacaacaggtgggagattttttaaggaGTGATTTTAGGGATTAAAATaatgacgaaatagcgtttgtagctttgttttccagtaattaacgtttaaaaattcaaataaaaagcgcctaaaactgaacgtcaggtcagcaggggtcaTTGAATaatagaaacttacctcgtgctattctgtttctcggtactgcagcattcggcttTCTCTTCTTGGTTATAACTGTACcaacccctgctgacctgacgttcagtcgtcggtgctggacgggttgcaggtttcaggcgctttacccgaatttttaaatattaatttaacgctatttcgtcattcttgattttcgccttattttgatccctagaatcaccctttaaacaatctcccacctgttgtcgcACACCCTGTATAACGGAAACTTGTCTACCCTACCCAGTACCTATCACTCGAGCaagaaagaaatgaattaatagaaaaatgcAATTTGGAATTAATTTCGAAGTTAGACGAGTGAGTTAGATTCTCACTCTTTGTTTTTACCATCAGCGCTGCGGTCGAACGTGCCGATAAACATTGTTTCTCGCTAACAATGGGCTGCCCGTTGGGAAACTATGCCGAAAGCAATAAACGAATTCGCGTTCGGGAAAGCGAATCGGTAATTGCACGCTTCGCCATTCGTTCGTCGGCCAGTCCTTGCTCAAAGTTGCATCGTTTGCCTTCGAGATGGATCGTAAAAGAGTAACACGAGAATCCGCGATTTTCTTCAGAAGATTGGCACGCGAATTGAGACTACCGAGTGAAACAGTCTCGTCGTTTAAGACCTATCCTAGAAAAACTAAGAAAATGGGTGTAAAAAATGAATAGAAGATTAATTTCCCTCGAGAACTCGTTCTTGTTTACCGTGTCAGATTAAAAAGTAATACGAATGCGTGTTCCTTTTGTCGAAGGTTCTACCGAGGCAAACATGCGGCCTTTTTACACACACGATCTTCATCGATAGATACCCAGGCGGAAGAGACAAACTGGACAAATCCATACAGGGTGGAGAATTGTTTCAGACCATCGTTCACAATCCTGTAAGTAAttcaatattaaatttatatcttcaaattgaaataaaacgcaacgtatttgatttttgtatgGGTACTTCATTTTAATACAAAGTctattaattatgaaaaacaatatcattcaaCAGTCCTTGATACGTTTGACCAAATTTAATGAACGGGTAATTTTAAGATCGGATGATTTAACACcattagatttttttatgGGGTTTATAGAAAGTGAAGTTTACATCAATAATCCAAAGACTATTGAACAAAATCACAGTCGCTATTGCTGAAATTGAATTCCACTTGTATGAAAATATCATGAAAAATTGGGTGAAACGCATCAGGCTTGTGAAAAAGCCGAGGCGGACGTTTAAATAATATCgtctttgataattaatatcatACAGTAGactttgttaaaataaaaaaaccataaaaaaaatcatatactttcctttttatttcaatttcaagatGCGACACTCAATTTGGATAACCCTGTAGAAGATGTTCTGTATTTACAACCATGATTTTTTAcagattaatatttttatgacgCACATGTCGAACTACGGAAACGATCGTCTGGCATTGTACACCTTCGAATCGGTGATCAAGTTCATTCAATGTTGGACGAATTTGAGGTTGTCCAGCGCGCCGCCCCTTCAGCTAGCCGAGAGGTACTTTCAACTTTACCCGGAGGAATCTGATCCCGTGTGGGGTGTAAGTTCTTCGTCAGTTACGTCGAATAAACCGCATTCCCTCGGCAAAGAGGGAGGCTCCATAAGTGTACGAACTCACGGAATCGTGTTTGCCGAATTTCCAGAATCCTTGCGACGACCTGAGACACCAAAAGATCTGGTCGAGGAACAAAACCTGTGATCAATTGCCGAGGTTCCTGGTAATCGGACCTCAAAAAACTGGCACCACAGCTCTCTATACTTTCCTTTCCATTCATCCAGCGATAAGCAGCAATTTACCGAGTCCCGACACGTTCGAGGAGATTCAGTTCTTCAAtggaaaaaattattacaaggGTCTCGACTGGTGAGCCTCCACGAATCGAAAAACTCGCCTCGTTAATCCTCTTTCGAATCGTCTAATTAATCCCGTACGATACGTGGTTATTTGTCCAGGTATATGAGCTTCTTTCCAGCGTCGAAGAACGAAAGTTCACGGTATCTGTTCGAAAAATCGGCAACCTATTTCGACGGAGAACTGGTACCCCGAAGAGCACACGCGCTGCTACCGAGAGCCAAGTTGATCACCATACTTCTCTCGCCTGCGAGGCGCGCCTATTCCTGGTACCAGCACACCCGGGTCCACGGAGATCCTGTAGCGAACAATTATTCCTTTCACTCGGTTATCACCGCGAGCGATACCGCTCCGAAACCCCTTCGCGATCTCAGGAACAGGTAAGTCACGGCGtcgtataataattttactatTTGTTAGGGAACGCGCGCGTGTCTGtgcaatcggaacgaaacgcATCCGCGAAAGTTTCCTTGAAGCTTAAATGCAAATAATAACATCATCCTGGCGCGTAATAGCCGCGCGGAGGAGACGGACGGAAATCTAAATTGCTGATGCGTTTCCCCAGCGgagaatattaatttctgcttgaaaaataaattgtattaaatatcGCTACTCTATTACCCCGTTACAGATGCTTAAATCCCGGGAAGTACGCTCAGCATCTGGAGAGATGGTTGTCCTATTATCCGCCTCAGCAATTGCACATCATAGACGGCGAACAGTTGCGTCAGAATCCTGTGGAAACGTTGCACGAGTTACAAAGGTTCCTCAAGATTACGCCCGCTTTCAATTACTCGTCCCACTTAAGGTACGACCCGAAGAAGGGTTTCTTTTGTCAGGTTACCAACGAGGATCGCACGAAATGTCTCGGTAAAAGCAAAGGCCGCCAGTATCCAccgatggaggataaatcgtACAAATTGCTGCAGGTACGTATCGGATGGATGATTTATTCAAACGGCGAAGGATCCTCTGTAACTCGTCTCTTTCTTTACAGAGATATTATTTGTCCCACAATACGGCTCTAGTTAAATTGTTGAAACGTTTGGGACTGAGGACGATCCCGCAGTGGTTGAAGGAAGATCTCACCGACACGGTGATGACCTAGCAAACGTCGATTATATGAAACGACACCGTTTCCGAACTGTTCATCTCGACGGTAAACGAGATCCATCGTTTACTAGCGGAAGATCTGtaaaataattgtacatttaatattcCACTGGACTCCGGTGATCCTCGACGAAAGGACCATTTACATAGGCCTATTTTCCCAGTTGATTGGCCTAAGAACGGTGGAGAGCCTGCGAAACTAGTCACTTAAGC is a window encoding:
- the LOC114874895 gene encoding bifunctional heparan sulfate N-deacetylase/N-sulfotransferase; this translates as MVMKISAVEAGVPLLSAVGPRCVVKQATVKRCVAALLLVSVASIFYYTHYIISSPLSSLIHRDTRPEPAIRCSTLRGATRLPSAPDHRSEARLRTDPKVLVFVETLYSMLGKNIAELLVSNRIKYKLEVAGKSLPVLTNLDKGRYGVLIFENLNKYLQMDKWNRELLDKYCREYSVGIVGFAPSGEESLVGAQLKGFPLFVHTNLRLKDAQLNAASPILRLTRSGETAWGPLPGGDWTIFQANHSTYEPLAWAHRDSLDYPANKSPLATVIQDHGRFDGIQRVFFGGGLRFWLHNLLLLDSLSYLSHGQLSLSLNRMILVDVDDIFVGEKGTRLRKDDVMALLATQQRIQALVPGFKFNLGFSGKYFHHGTAEENLGDDMLLENVDRFTWFSHMWNHQQPHLYENVTHLQLDMALNKQFAKDHGIPTGSGYSVSPHHSGVYPVHEGLYEAWKRVWNIKVTSTEEYPHLRPARLRRGFIHRNIMVLPRQTCGLFTHTIFIDRYPGGRDKLDKSIQGGELFQTIVHNPINIFMTHMSNYGNDRLALYTFESVIKFIQCWTNLRLSSAPPLQLAERYFQLYPEESDPVWGNPCDDLRHQKIWSRNKTCDQLPRFLVIGPQKTGTTALYTFLSIHPAISSNLPSPDTFEEIQFFNGKNYYKGLDWYMSFFPASKNESSRYLFEKSATYFDGELVPRRAHALLPRAKLITILLSPARRAYSWYQHTRVHGDPVANNYSFHSVITASDTAPKPLRDLRNRCLNPGKYAQHLERWLSYYPPQQLHIIDGEQLRQNPVETLHELQRFLKITPAFNYSSHLRYDPKKGFFCQVTNEDRTKCLGKSKGRQYPPMEDKSYKLLQRYYLSHNTALVKLLKRLGLRTIPQWLKEDLTDTVMT